One part of the Ruegeria sp. AD91A genome encodes these proteins:
- a CDS encoding acyl-CoA dehydrogenase family protein, which yields MQFGLTEEQEMIVSTVRSFVENEIYPHEDAVERSGTVPPELGEQIKQKCIDLGFYACNFPEEVGGAGLSHLDFTLVERELGRGSMALTHFFGRPQNILMACNDEQRERYLLPAVRGDKMDALAMTEPDAGSDVRGMKCQAVRDGGDWVVNGSKHFISGAEHADFFIVFIATGVDETPKGPKKRITTFLVDRGTPGFEVREGYNSVSHKGYKNYILYFDNCRLPDAQVLGEVDGGFAVMNEWLYATRLTVAAFSVGRARRCFDYALNYAAERKQFGQPIGKFQGVGFQIADMITEIDAADWLTLAAAWRLDQNLPSNREIASAKLYASETLARVTDTTLQIFGGMGLMDDFPIERFWRDARVERIWDGTSEIQRHIISRDLLRPLGA from the coding sequence ATGCAGTTTGGTCTGACAGAAGAACAGGAAATGATCGTCTCGACGGTCCGCAGCTTTGTTGAAAACGAAATCTACCCGCATGAAGACGCGGTCGAGCGCTCGGGAACCGTACCTCCCGAGCTGGGCGAGCAGATTAAGCAGAAATGTATCGATCTGGGCTTTTATGCCTGCAACTTTCCCGAAGAAGTCGGTGGTGCGGGCCTGTCTCATCTGGATTTCACCTTGGTTGAGCGCGAGCTTGGCCGTGGGTCAATGGCACTGACGCATTTCTTTGGTCGCCCGCAGAACATCCTGATGGCCTGCAACGACGAACAGCGTGAACGTTATCTTCTGCCTGCCGTACGTGGCGACAAGATGGACGCCCTGGCGATGACCGAACCGGATGCGGGTTCGGATGTGCGTGGTATGAAATGCCAGGCGGTGCGCGATGGCGGCGATTGGGTTGTCAACGGATCGAAACATTTCATCTCGGGCGCGGAACACGCGGATTTCTTCATCGTCTTCATCGCGACCGGCGTAGACGAAACCCCCAAAGGCCCGAAAAAACGCATCACCACTTTTTTGGTGGATCGCGGCACTCCGGGGTTTGAAGTGCGCGAGGGCTATAACTCGGTCAGCCACAAGGGCTACAAGAACTACATCCTGTATTTCGACAATTGCCGATTGCCCGACGCGCAGGTCCTGGGCGAGGTTGATGGCGGTTTTGCCGTGATGAACGAATGGCTATACGCAACCCGTCTGACGGTCGCGGCGTTCTCGGTCGGTCGCGCACGGCGCTGCTTTGACTATGCGCTGAACTATGCGGCCGAGCGTAAGCAGTTCGGCCAGCCCATCGGCAAGTTTCAGGGCGTCGGCTTCCAGATCGCCGACATGATCACCGAGATCGACGCCGCCGATTGGCTGACACTCGCCGCCGCGTGGCGTCTGGATCAAAACCTGCCATCGAACCGCGAGATTGCCTCGGCCAAGCTCTATGCCTCGGAAACGCTGGCGCGGGTTACGGATACCACGCTGCAAATCTTCGGCGGGATGGGCTTGATGGACGATTTCCCGATCGAACGGTTCTGGCGCGATGCCCGGGTCGAGCGCATCTGGGACGGCACCAGCGAAATTCAGCGCCACATCATCAGCCGCGATCTTCTACGCCCCTTGGGCGCCTGA
- a CDS encoding carnitinyl-CoA dehydratase has protein sequence MDPIKTRRDGTILEVTLDRPKANAIDLVTSRRMGEVFAEFRDDPELRVAILTGGGEKFFCPGWDLKAAADGDAVDGDYGVGGFGGLQELRDLNKPVIAAVNGIACGGGLELALSADVILAADHATFALPEIRSGTVADAASVKLPKRIPYHIAMELLLTGRWFDAEEANRWGLVNEIIAADQLMDRAWELARLLASGPPLVYAAIKEIVRDAEDAKFQDAMNRITKRQLSTVDVLYASEDQLEGARAFAEKRDPVWKGK, from the coding sequence ATGGACCCGATCAAAACCCGCCGCGACGGAACGATCCTTGAGGTGACACTGGACCGGCCCAAGGCCAATGCCATCGATCTTGTCACCAGTCGCAGAATGGGTGAGGTGTTCGCCGAGTTTCGCGACGATCCGGAGCTGCGCGTGGCCATTCTGACGGGCGGAGGAGAGAAATTCTTTTGTCCGGGCTGGGACCTGAAAGCAGCGGCCGACGGTGATGCTGTGGACGGGGACTACGGCGTCGGAGGGTTCGGCGGCTTGCAAGAGCTGCGGGACCTGAACAAACCCGTGATCGCAGCCGTCAACGGCATCGCCTGTGGCGGCGGGCTGGAGCTGGCCCTGTCAGCGGACGTGATCCTTGCCGCAGATCATGCCACATTCGCCCTGCCGGAAATCCGCTCGGGGACTGTCGCGGATGCGGCCAGCGTCAAACTGCCCAAGCGTATCCCTTATCACATCGCGATGGAGCTGCTGCTTACCGGCCGGTGGTTCGACGCCGAAGAAGCCAATCGCTGGGGTCTGGTGAACGAGATCATCGCGGCAGATCAACTGATGGACCGCGCCTGGGAGCTGGCCCGGCTGTTGGCCTCGGGGCCACCTCTGGTTTACGCGGCGATCAAGGAAATCGTACGTGATGCCGAAGATGCCAAGTTTCAGGATGCCATGAACCGCATAACTAAGCGTCAGCTAAGTACTGTGGACGTTCTCTATGCCAGTGAAGATCAGCTGGAAGGCGCGCGCGCTTTCGCCGAAAAAAGGGATCCGGTCTGGAAAGGGAAGTGA
- a CDS encoding acetate--CoA ligase family protein has translation MNKDLTRLLRPKTIAVIGGGAWCQQVILQSERMGYAGPIWPVHPKASEIAGHRVFGHIEDLPEAPDAVFIGINRHATIEAVRVLSSMGAGGAVCFASGFSEAVAEDDTGGDLQDQLVGAAGDMPILGPNCYGFINALDGALLWPDQHGATPVDKGVAILTQSSNISINLTMQKRGLPIAYMLACGNMAQTSQAETASALIDDPRVTAVGLHIEGFKDIREWEALAAKAYSKGIPLVALKVGASEQAQAATISHTASLAGSDAGAQALLDRLGIPRLSALPDFLETLKLLHCYGPLPGGCIASISCSGGEASLIADMAVGTGLRFPKLSDDKRARLRDALGPMVALNNPLDYHTYIWRDEEAMAQAWSGMTGEDIDLTFSIVDYPTTDPTDWSCATRAALRVRAETGARFAIVATLPENLPEDVAQDLMAGGVIPFMGLREALAATRAAGQVSAPATHPVWLPGTAEATQTLTEGESKQALAECGLHIPRTCTVSGPAAALAAAQDMEAPFAVKGVGLAHKSEHAAVRLGIQTKDVASVAADIGTEDILIEEMITGTVAELLVGIVRDPAHGFVLTLGAGGVLTEVLRDTVSMLVPSASEDIRAALGKLKIVPLLAGYRGQRAADMDAIIAAVEAVQAYVMQNADTLGEVEINPLLCTPDKAVAVDALIRKA, from the coding sequence ATGAACAAAGACCTGACCCGGCTGCTGCGCCCGAAAACCATCGCCGTCATCGGCGGCGGCGCGTGGTGTCAGCAGGTTATTCTGCAATCCGAACGCATGGGCTATGCCGGTCCAATCTGGCCGGTGCATCCCAAAGCGTCGGAAATTGCGGGCCACAGGGTTTTTGGCCACATCGAGGACCTGCCCGAAGCCCCGGATGCGGTTTTCATCGGTATCAACCGCCACGCCACCATCGAGGCCGTTCGTGTACTGTCCAGTATGGGTGCAGGCGGGGCGGTGTGCTTTGCCTCGGGCTTTTCCGAGGCCGTTGCCGAAGATGACACCGGCGGGGACTTGCAGGATCAACTGGTCGGTGCAGCCGGTGACATGCCCATTCTTGGCCCGAACTGCTATGGCTTCATCAACGCGCTGGACGGGGCCCTGTTGTGGCCGGACCAGCACGGGGCGACCCCGGTTGACAAGGGCGTAGCGATCCTGACGCAAAGTTCGAACATCTCGATCAACCTGACCATGCAGAAACGCGGGTTGCCGATTGCCTATATGTTGGCCTGTGGAAACATGGCCCAGACCAGCCAGGCCGAAACTGCCTCGGCCTTGATCGACGATCCGCGCGTAACCGCCGTGGGTTTGCATATCGAAGGGTTCAAGGACATCCGGGAATGGGAGGCGTTGGCCGCCAAGGCCTATTCGAAGGGCATCCCGCTGGTCGCCCTCAAAGTGGGCGCATCGGAACAGGCGCAGGCGGCCACCATTTCGCATACCGCGTCTCTTGCGGGCAGCGATGCGGGCGCACAGGCCCTTCTGGACCGGCTCGGAATCCCGCGGCTGTCCGCGTTGCCCGACTTTCTTGAAACGCTGAAACTGTTGCACTGCTATGGACCGCTGCCGGGTGGCTGCATCGCTTCGATCAGTTGTTCAGGGGGTGAGGCCAGCCTGATCGCAGATATGGCCGTCGGTACGGGCCTGCGTTTCCCGAAGTTGAGCGATGACAAAAGGGCCCGTCTGCGTGACGCTCTCGGCCCCATGGTCGCTCTGAATAACCCGCTGGATTATCACACCTATATCTGGCGTGACGAAGAGGCGATGGCACAGGCATGGTCGGGTATGACGGGTGAAGACATCGACCTGACGTTCTCGATCGTTGACTATCCGACGACGGATCCGACTGACTGGAGTTGTGCGACCCGAGCTGCGTTGAGAGTGCGCGCTGAAACCGGTGCTCGGTTTGCAATCGTCGCGACGTTGCCCGAAAATCTGCCTGAAGACGTCGCGCAGGACCTGATGGCCGGTGGTGTAATTCCGTTCATGGGTCTGCGCGAGGCACTGGCGGCAACCCGGGCGGCGGGTCAGGTCTCGGCCCCTGCCACGCATCCCGTCTGGTTGCCGGGAACGGCTGAGGCGACCCAAACCCTGACCGAAGGCGAGTCGAAGCAGGCGCTGGCTGAATGCGGCCTGCATATCCCCCGAACCTGCACGGTTTCCGGGCCAGCGGCAGCCCTCGCAGCAGCGCAGGACATGGAAGCCCCCTTTGCCGTGAAAGGTGTTGGGCTTGCGCATAAATCCGAACACGCCGCTGTTCGGCTGGGCATTCAAACCAAAGACGTGGCCAGTGTGGCCGCTGACATCGGCACCGAAGATATCCTGATCGAAGAGATGATCACCGGAACCGTCGCCGAACTTCTGGTCGGCATCGTCCGTGACCCCGCGCATGGGTTTGTCCTGACATTGGGGGCGGGGGGGGTACTGACCGAAGTCCTGCGCGACACGGTGTCAATGCTGGTACCCAGCGCGTCCGAAGACATCCGCGCCGCGCTCGGCAAATTGAAAATCGTCCCGTTGCTGGCGGGCTATCGCGGCCAACGGGCTGCTGATATGGATGCAATCATTGCCGCAGTCGAGGCTGTTCAGGCCTATGTCATGCAAAACGCCGACACGCTTGGCGAGGTCGAGATTAACCCGCTCCTGTGCACGCCGGACAAGGCCGTTGCCGTGGATGCTCTGATAAGAAAGGCCTGA
- a CDS encoding GlxA family transcriptional regulator, with amino-acid sequence MPNSKILTRQYNILLFNGFSNHCLANMVEPFRAANNLSRQVLYSWCFCTIDGDPVQSSSGLVVTPNGAISDQQGDVLVVMPSYGYRKLDTRSTTRTVLAAAKKHRQVAGLDTGSWLLARAGLLDEHRATIHWDELSRFEESFPAVDAVQERFVIDGNRLTCSGAMAAFDLASALIRRDHGPLLSMEVGYLLMSRNGQDHYPLPLKSEDILVNRALGFMQANLETPLSIRELARKIGCSQKRIEMRVQAELKTTPQALYRRLRLNLARNLAEDTEQSIAEIASRCGYENASAMTRAFKAEFGQTPTAFRHRSLSDG; translated from the coding sequence ATGCCAAATTCGAAAATTTTAACGCGACAATACAACATTCTGCTCTTCAACGGGTTTTCGAACCATTGCCTTGCAAACATGGTCGAACCGTTCAGGGCTGCGAACAACCTGTCGAGGCAGGTTTTGTATTCGTGGTGTTTCTGTACCATTGACGGAGATCCCGTTCAAAGTTCCAGCGGTCTTGTCGTTACACCGAATGGTGCAATCTCTGATCAGCAAGGCGATGTTCTGGTCGTCATGCCGTCTTACGGGTATCGCAAGCTGGACACACGATCGACCACACGCACCGTGCTGGCTGCAGCCAAAAAACACCGCCAAGTGGCCGGATTGGATACCGGAAGCTGGCTGCTGGCCCGCGCCGGTTTGCTGGATGAGCACCGGGCGACCATACACTGGGATGAGCTTTCCCGGTTCGAAGAGAGTTTTCCGGCTGTGGATGCGGTGCAGGAACGTTTTGTCATCGATGGCAACAGGTTGACCTGTTCCGGGGCCATGGCCGCGTTCGATCTGGCCTCGGCCCTTATCCGCCGGGATCACGGGCCTCTTTTGTCCATGGAAGTCGGGTATCTTCTGATGAGCCGAAATGGGCAGGATCATTACCCTTTGCCTCTGAAGTCCGAAGACATATTGGTCAATCGCGCACTGGGTTTCATGCAGGCGAACCTTGAAACACCTCTTTCGATCAGGGAATTGGCCCGCAAGATCGGGTGTTCGCAAAAGCGGATCGAAATGCGCGTTCAGGCGGAGCTTAAAACCACGCCGCAAGCACTGTATCGTCGGCTGCGGCTGAACCTGGCACGCAATCTGGCAGAAGATACCGAGCAATCCATCGCCGAAATCGCCAGTCGTTGCGGATATGAAAACGCCAGCGCCATGACGCGGGCATTCAAGGCAGAATTCGGCCAGACACCGACTGCGTTTCGCCACCGAAGCCTGTCTGACGGCTGA